Genomic segment of Candidatus Abawacabacteria bacterium:
TTGTGAAATGAGCGGCACGTTTTCAAACTTACCGCTTGGTTCTTTCAAAAAAGGTGATCCAATAGATCAGGATACAACGATCGCTATCAGTGCTATTAAGCTTAGTATAGACGGCGCTGTCATCTTAGATATTGACATTCCTGCTAATGTTTACAAGGTTAATGGTGTCGACATCCTGGCTAAATTTAAGCAAAACTTAGGACTCGGTCAGGGCGTAAGTCGTGGAGATATACCGGTCTCAAGCGATCTAGGGGATGCCGGCTTAATTATAATGTAATTATAAATTCCTGAATTATCAGGCGAGAAGGAGAAAAAGATGAAAATTAATATCGTTGAAAATACTAAATCAATGAAATTTGAAAATGTCGAAATTAGAAAACCAATGGTAGATGACGTTACCAAAGCAGAACGAATAAGTGGTCAGATTGAAGGTATGGAATTTATGGCCGCTTTAATTTCATTGACAGGAAAGTTTGACGGCAAAGAATTAGTACCTGAAGATGTTGCAATGATGGAGGCTTCCGATTTTTTAGAATTAGCCATAGTAGTTGGCAAAATGCTCAAGGGGTTGCCGACGGTGTCATCTATCTCACAAGAGTTGCCCGATTCAGCATTGAATCAGTAAAAAGGATGGAACTAGAGGAATTCTTTTACTGGATAGATAATACCTCTAAGTATATCAAGCGCGAAAATGAGGCAAGAAATGTCTGAAGACCTTGAACTTAAGTTAATATTAAAAGCAATTAACGAGACGACCAGACCTGTGAAGGAGGTCGTTGCCTCTATTAATGGATTAAGTGACACAGTTAAAAAATTTAGCCAGGCAATTGATAAAGCTAATTTTTCCAGAAAATTTCAAACAGAAAGTCAAAAATCTATCAGCGCACTTGAAAGGCTTAAAAAAGTTCTGAATCAGGTACAAAGTGCTGGGCAAAAAATGACTTTTGCCGGCGGTGGAATGATGGCTGGTGGTATCGGTGCCGGATATGCTTTAGGCATGGGTGATGCCATCAGAGATTCATTTATTATTGAACACACTCTGGCAACAATTAAAAATACTGCTAATTTATCTACTAAAGAAGTAAAACAGTTAAACGCTGAATTAGCCACATTGGCATTAATTACCAACCAGACAAAGCCGGAATTACTAGAATCTATTAGTTATTACACTCAAACTGGTATAACGGGACTTGAAAAACTTAAAGAAATGGCTACGCTATCAGGTAAAATAGCAACGGCTGAAAATAGTGCTATTCTGGACGTTAGTAAGACAACATTTGCAGCCACTGAAACACTGCATATACCTCTGGATCAATTACGATCCTCAATGGAAGGCGTAATTCAGGCTTCAAAAGAAGGAAATTTTGAATTTAAGGATATGGCAGGTTATTTCCCCTCTCTAGCTGCTAGTGCCTATGCTATAGGAATGAAAGGAAAAGATGCCTTCATTTCTCTAGCTGCTGCCGGGGAAGTAAGCAGAATGGCAGCCGGCACTTCCAGTGAAGCGGCTATTAACTTAGAAAATTTATTAATAAAGATGAAGCCCATTGGTGAAACACTTAGTAAGTTAAACAAACTTGAAAAAAACGGGCAAAAAGGACTTCTAAAACAGTGGCAGCAAGCAATGAAAGCCAAAGACCCTCTACTGGAAATTGCAAAAATTTTAGTTCAACTTAAAAAATCAGGAGTAGATGTTGGAGATATTTTTGCAGATACGCAGGCGCAAATGGCTGCTAATGCAATGGTTCAACATCTAAAAAAATATCAAGAGATCAAAAAGAAAGGTTTGTCAGCCAGTGGTGTTATTGATAAAGATTTCGGCGTAATGATGGATACTACACTTGAACAGTGGAAAGAATTAAAGACAACTATATCCAGTATTACTCAAACAGCTATTGGTCCG
This window contains:
- a CDS encoding phage tail tape measure protein, whose amino-acid sequence is MSEDLELKLILKAINETTRPVKEVVASINGLSDTVKKFSQAIDKANFSRKFQTESQKSISALERLKKVLNQVQSAGQKMTFAGGGMMAGGIGAGYALGMGDAIRDSFIIEHTLATIKNTANLSTKEVKQLNAELATLALITNQTKPELLESISYYTQTGITGLEKLKEMATLSGKIATAENSAILDVSKTTFAATETLHIPLDQLRSSMEGVIQASKEGNFEFKDMAGYFPSLAASAYAIGMKGKDAFISLAAAGEVSRMAAGTSSEAAINLENLLIKMKPIGETLSKLNKLEKNGQKGLLKQWQQAMKAKDPLLEIAKILVQLKKSGVDVGDIFADTQAQMAANAMVQHLKKYQEIKKKGLSASGVIDKDFGVMMDTTLEQWKELKTTISSITQTAIGPWLEDINKNLKALNENPLLVKGIFAAIVSTIGIGAFIAGTGVIISGIGSVGTAFTAVSAVITTVGAAIGASSIWAGLSTISVMLGGLSGIAAIISGPVVIGIGAIIAVLGVLVYKYWPAIASFFRGFGEGFMEAIAPALPGLQTLGSFLTSIIKMTGILIGKIFGLGAQTNDGSTEMRSFGKAVGGVVGFVVNLVAKIVELYNAIFQVKEAVDAASAAFKAWDQEGAAKERASKSDAATLAILKKKGYTAIHDKEGSIVGSKKNKTSKIPGHARGIKNSPGGFALVGESGPELVNLPKGSDVIPNRQSQQLMSGSGGVLLNYNPTINLSGNSQITEQQIMNLLYKHSNQFLRLLQKTQQRQARLVY